From Bradyrhizobium sp. 4:
CCCTGGGGGCATCTCGTCGCCGAGAATTTCGGCAAGGACATCGCCGAAGGCATCGACATCAGGCCGAGCATCGCGGTGACGCGGGCGCGGCTGGACCTGCCGGAGATCCGCGAGGCGCTCGCCGCCAAGCGCCTGCGCGCCGACGGCGACGTCGTGCATGCCAATGGCAGCGTGTCGGTGGTGAAGATCGCGATCGATCCGGTCTGGTATCTGCCGGGCCTTGCGGAGCGCTTTGCGACCAGCGAGACCGAGCTGCGGCGCACGCTGTTCGAGCAGACCGCCGGCATGTTCCCCGAGCTGGTGACCCGGCCGGACATGAAAGTGTTTCTGCCGCCGATCGGCGGCACCACCGTCTACATGTTCGGCGACGTTACCAAGCTGCCGGACCATCGCACCAAGATTACCTGCCGCGTGCATGACGAGTGCAACGGCTCCGACGTGTTCGGCTCCGACATCTGCACCTGCCGCCCCTACCTCATTCACGGCATCGAGGAATCCGCGCGCGGCGCGCAGGAGGGCGGGCTCGGGCTCGTGATCTACAACCGCAAGGAAGGCCGCGCGCTCGGCGAGGTCACGAAATTCCTGGTCTACAACGCGCGCAAGCGCCAGGAAGACGGCGATGCCGCCGCCGCCTATTTCGAGCGCACCGAATGCGTCGCCGGCGTCCAGGACGCGCGCTTCCAGCAATTGATGCCCGACACCATCCACTGGCTCGGCCTGAAGCGCATCGACCGCTTCCTCTCGATGAGCGACATGAAGCATGACGCATTGACCTCGCAGGGCATCGACATCGTCGAGCGCGTGCCGATCCCGCCCGAGCTCATTCCCGCCGATGCCTATGTCGAGATCGCCGCGAAGAAGGCCGCCGGCTATTACTCCACCGACATCGCGCCGGAGAAGGACGTCGATGGCGTGGTCGGGCGTTCGCTGGCAAAATACTGATCGATTGATGGCAGACGCTCTGGAATTGCCGGCCCGTTCGCTGCTCAGCGCAGCAGCGGTTCGCGCGCGTGCCGGCGAGATGTTCGAGATCGGCCTGAACGACGGGCTGACGCATTTCACGATCGATCTCGATCGCATGAATGGCGTTGCCGACGCCGTTCTCGCCGTGACGCGCGAGGCCTATCCGACGCTGGAGATTCCGTTCCATGCGCGCTGGCGGCATTTCGTGCTCGGCGGCGTCGATCGCTGGGCGCGGCTTGCGGATGCGGCGCCGTGGCCCCATCGCGCGGCACGGGCACGCGCGGAGTTCGACCTTGCCATCGTCAGCGTGCTGCTCGATGCCGGCGCGGGTGCGGCGTGGCGATACCGCGACGCCGTGACGGGACGGAGCATCGGCCGATCCGAAGGACTTGCGATTGCAAGCCTCGACATGTTCGCGAGCGGTCTTTTTTCCCGCGATCCCCGCGCACCCTTCAGGGCCGATGCGGACATCCTTGCTAAACTGCCCCTCGCCTCCCTCACCTCCGCCTTTCAGCTGAGCGATGCCAATCCGCTGCTCGGGCTCGAAGGGCGGACGGATCTGCTGCGACGCCTGGGCAAGCTGGTGACGGAGCGCGCGGACGTGTTCGGCGCGCACGATACGCCGCGGCCGGGCGGGTTGTTCGATCACATCGCGGCACAGGCGAAGGGCGGCGCTGTTCCCGCACCCGCGATTCTGTCGGCGGTGCTGAACCAGCTCGGACCGATCTGGCCGTCGCGACTGGAGCTTGCCGGAATTCCGCTCGGCGATTGCTGGCGCCATCCGGCAATCAAGGCCAGCGATGCGACCTCGGGCCTCGTGCCCCTGCACAAGCTGTCGCAATGGCTGAGCTACTCGCTGATCGAGCCGCTCCAGCGCGCCGGGTTTGACGTCACCGACATCGACGGCCTGACCGGGCTTGCCGAATACCGCAATGGCGGCCTGTTCGTCGATCACGAGGTGTTGCGCCTGCGCGACGCCGCCGACGCCGAACGTGCGCATGCGGTGGACTCCCTGCTCGTCGTCGAGTGGCGCGCGCTGACGGTGGCGCTGCTGGACCGGCTCGCCGAACTGGTCCGCGCCAAACTCGGCCGCACTCCTGAGACATTGCCGCTCGCCAGCATTCTGGAAGGCGGCACCTGGGCCGCGGGCCGCGCCATCGCCTTCGCGCGGCGCCCCGACGGTTCGCCGCCGCTGAAGGTGATCAGCGACGGGACCGTTTTCTAACGCGTAATCCAGACGCGTCGCATTGCGCATCGATCAATTTCAGGAGCATCCCGTCATGCAAGGCGTCACGATCGTCGATCATCCGCTGGTGCAGCACAAGCTGACCCTGGTGCGGGACAAATCGATTTCGACCAAATCGTTTCGGGAGCTGATCAAGGAGATCGGCATGCTCCTGTGCTACGAGGTGACGCGCGACCTGCCGCTCACCGATACCGTTATCGAAACGCCGCTGGCGACGATGCATTCGGCCAAGATCGCGGGCAAGAAGCTGGTCTTCGTGCCGATGCTGCGCGCCGGCACCACCTTCGTCGACGGCATGATGGATCTGGTGCCGACGGCGCGCGTCGCACATATCGGCCTCTATCGTGAGCCGCACAGTTTTGCGGCGGTCGAATACTTCTTCAAGTCGCCGTCCGATCTCAGCGAACGCCTGGCGATCGTGGTGACGCCGGTCGTTGCGACCGCCAACACGGCTGTGGCCGCAATCGACCGGCTGAAGGAGCGCGGCGCCAAGGACATTCGCCTCGCCTGCCTGATCGCCGCCCCCGAAGGGCTCGAACGGCTGCGCGGACTGCATCCGGACGTCCCGATCTGGACGGCCGCAGTCGACGAAGGTCTCGACGAGAACGGCTTTATCCTGCCGG
This genomic window contains:
- a CDS encoding GTP cyclohydrolase II — encoded protein: MSRANRTDHIRLTSHPEPGRTAAFPIHWGAADARARGPIIGTVSRAGDRNVIGSHGGSYAMYRALAVSAGALDPIRRPDLTNTFPAATIGPFPQWSDPAKIVALDPWGHLVAENFGKDIAEGIDIRPSIAVTRARLDLPEIREALAAKRLRADGDVVHANGSVSVVKIAIDPVWYLPGLAERFATSETELRRTLFEQTAGMFPELVTRPDMKVFLPPIGGTTVYMFGDVTKLPDHRTKITCRVHDECNGSDVFGSDICTCRPYLIHGIEESARGAQEGGLGLVIYNRKEGRALGEVTKFLVYNARKRQEDGDAAAAYFERTECVAGVQDARFQQLMPDTIHWLGLKRIDRFLSMSDMKHDALTSQGIDIVERVPIPPELIPADAYVEIAAKKAAGYYSTDIAPEKDVDGVVGRSLAKY
- a CDS encoding URC4/urg3 family protein, translating into MADALELPARSLLSAAAVRARAGEMFEIGLNDGLTHFTIDLDRMNGVADAVLAVTREAYPTLEIPFHARWRHFVLGGVDRWARLADAAPWPHRAARARAEFDLAIVSVLLDAGAGAAWRYRDAVTGRSIGRSEGLAIASLDMFASGLFSRDPRAPFRADADILAKLPLASLTSAFQLSDANPLLGLEGRTDLLRRLGKLVTERADVFGAHDTPRPGGLFDHIAAQAKGGAVPAPAILSAVLNQLGPIWPSRLELAGIPLGDCWRHPAIKASDATSGLVPLHKLSQWLSYSLIEPLQRAGFDVTDIDGLTGLAEYRNGGLFVDHEVLRLRDAADAERAHAVDSLLVVEWRALTVALLDRLAELVRAKLGRTPETLPLASILEGGTWAAGRAIAFARRPDGSPPLKVISDGTVF
- the upp gene encoding uracil phosphoribosyltransferase, encoding MQGVTIVDHPLVQHKLTLVRDKSISTKSFRELIKEIGMLLCYEVTRDLPLTDTVIETPLATMHSAKIAGKKLVFVPMLRAGTTFVDGMMDLVPTARVAHIGLYREPHSFAAVEYFFKSPSDLSERLAIVVTPVVATANTAVAAIDRLKERGAKDIRLACLIAAPEGLERLRGLHPDVPIWTAAVDEGLDENGFILPGLGDAGDRAYGTR